The following proteins are co-located in the Candidatus Tumulicola sp. genome:
- the pruA gene encoding L-glutamate gamma-semialdehyde dehydrogenase → MTATLERLEPFQNQAVKNFTDDGDRAAMTAALASVKRRFGRHYPLVIDGKRIETEKRIASVNPADPSQIVGETSSASKEQAVEAIEAAKRAFETWKRVPVRDRVDIILKAAELLRQRRFEYDALLVFEVGKTWPEADGDVAEAIDFLEFYAREALRYDRVHDIVPIEGERNEMIYIPLGVGAVIPPWNFAAAIMAGMTVAAAVTGNTVVLKPSSDSAIVAAWFVDLLHEAGLPPGVVNFVPGSGGVIGDAIVSNPNIRFISFTGSKEVGLHINELAAKPQPGQKWIKRVVAEMGGKDAIIVAADADIDAAVEGVAASAFGFQGQKCSACSRAVIEAPIYDAFLEKLKARVDKITVGDPENQAVGMGPVINAGALKTISEYIEKGKSEGRVLNGGRRAGDKGFFLEPTVIVDVASDSTIAQEEIFGPVLAVIKAENFDDALRIANDSEFGLTGSLYTSDEAKIARARDDFFVGNLYFNRKSTGAMVGAHPFGGFNMSGTDSKAGGPDYLLLFLQAKSVSRKV, encoded by the coding sequence ATGACTGCAACGCTCGAGCGCTTGGAGCCCTTCCAAAACCAAGCCGTAAAGAATTTCACCGACGACGGCGACCGCGCCGCGATGACCGCCGCCCTGGCGTCCGTCAAAAGACGCTTTGGCCGGCACTACCCGCTCGTCATCGACGGCAAGCGGATCGAGACCGAGAAACGGATCGCCTCGGTGAACCCGGCGGATCCCTCGCAGATTGTCGGCGAGACGAGCTCCGCTTCGAAAGAGCAGGCGGTCGAAGCCATCGAGGCCGCCAAGCGCGCCTTCGAAACGTGGAAGCGCGTTCCAGTCCGCGACCGGGTCGATATCATTTTGAAGGCCGCCGAGCTGCTACGCCAGCGGCGCTTCGAGTACGACGCGCTCCTGGTGTTCGAAGTCGGCAAGACCTGGCCCGAAGCCGACGGCGATGTGGCCGAGGCGATCGACTTCCTCGAATTCTACGCGCGCGAAGCGCTACGCTACGACCGCGTGCACGACATCGTGCCGATCGAAGGCGAGCGCAACGAGATGATTTACATCCCGCTGGGCGTCGGTGCAGTCATTCCCCCGTGGAACTTCGCGGCCGCCATCATGGCCGGCATGACCGTGGCGGCTGCCGTCACCGGCAACACCGTCGTGCTCAAGCCGTCGAGCGACTCGGCCATCGTGGCTGCCTGGTTCGTCGACCTGCTGCACGAGGCCGGGCTGCCGCCGGGTGTCGTTAACTTCGTTCCGGGTTCGGGCGGCGTCATCGGCGATGCGATCGTGTCGAACCCCAACATTCGTTTTATATCGTTCACCGGATCGAAAGAAGTCGGGCTTCATATCAACGAGCTGGCGGCCAAGCCCCAGCCCGGTCAAAAGTGGATCAAGCGAGTAGTCGCCGAGATGGGTGGTAAGGACGCCATTATCGTCGCCGCCGACGCCGACATCGACGCGGCGGTCGAAGGCGTGGCCGCGTCGGCTTTTGGATTCCAGGGTCAGAAGTGCTCGGCGTGTTCGCGCGCCGTCATCGAGGCGCCGATCTACGACGCGTTCCTCGAAAAGCTAAAAGCTCGTGTGGACAAGATTACCGTCGGCGACCCGGAGAACCAGGCGGTCGGCATGGGTCCGGTGATCAACGCCGGCGCGCTCAAGACAATCTCGGAGTACATCGAGAAGGGCAAGAGCGAAGGCCGCGTATTGAACGGCGGCAGGCGAGCCGGCGACAAAGGCTTTTTCCTCGAGCCCACGGTCATCGTGGACGTCGCGTCCGACAGTACCATCGCGCAAGAAGAGATTTTCGGGCCGGTTCTCGCGGTCATCAAGGCCGAAAACTTCGACGACGCGCTGCGCATCGCCAACGACAGCGAGTTCGGCCTCACCGGATCGCTGTACACCAGCGACGAGGCGAAGATCGCCAGGGCGCGCGACGACTTCTTTGTCGGCAATCTCTACTTCAATCGCAAGAGCACCGGCGCGATGGTCGGCGCTCATCCGTTCGGCGGGTTCAACATGTCGGGAACCGACAGCAAGGCCGGCGGACCGGATTACTTGCTGCTGTTCCTCCAGGCAAAATCCGTCTCTCGCAAGGTTTGA
- the rpsK gene encoding 30S ribosomal protein S11, with the protein MAAKKQTKTRRKREIKNVQSGVTHVHASFNNTIVTISDPHGNVVSWASAGNLGFKGSKKSTPFAAQMAAEAAARKAMDHGMKSTDVMVKGPGSGREAAIRSLQATGLEITMIKDVTPIPHNGCRPPKRRRV; encoded by the coding sequence TTGGCAGCTAAGAAGCAGACCAAGACTCGGCGCAAGCGCGAGATCAAGAACGTTCAGTCGGGCGTGACGCACGTCCACGCGTCGTTTAACAATACGATCGTGACAATCAGCGACCCGCACGGCAATGTGGTCTCGTGGGCTTCGGCCGGCAACTTGGGCTTCAAGGGCTCCAAGAAGTCGACGCCGTTCGCCGCACAGATGGCTGCCGAGGCTGCCGCGCGCAAGGCGATGGACCACGGCATGAAATCGACCGACGTGATGGTCAAAGGCCCGGGCTCCGGTCGCGAGGCCGCCATCCGTTCGCTTCAGGCCACCGGCCTAGAGATCACGATGATTAAAGACGTTACGCCGATTCCGCACAACGGTTGCCGTCCGCCGAAGCGGCGACGGGTATAA
- the rpmJ gene encoding 50S ribosomal protein L36 gives MKVRPSVKRICEKCKVIRRHGKVRVICDVNPKHKQVQG, from the coding sequence ATGAAAGTACGACCCAGCGTTAAGCGAATTTGTGAAAAATGTAAAGTCATCCGCCGCCACGGCAAAGTGCGGGTGATTTGCGACGTCAACCCCAAGCACAAGCAGGTTCAGGGGTAA
- the lhgO gene encoding L-2-hydroxyglutarate oxidase, translated as MTYDIAIVGGGIVGLATGRELLQRHPGLKLLIREKDDMLAKQQTGHNSGVIHSGIYYKPGSLKAKLCVEGRKALWEYCAKKNIPYKNVGKLIVATEERELANLDDLYQRGIANGIDGLEVIDAAGIAEREPHCRGIKAIFSPVTGIIDYGVVARSYGDDVRVMGGTIETGCEVTGIDRVGGKSIVRSNKGDIEATHVITCGGLQSDRLAQMTGGKADPKIVPFRGDYLILKPEKRYLVKSNIYPVPDPAFPFLGVHFTPRMNGDVWLGPNAVLAFAREGYKFTTINPRDLVETLTYPGFIKLAGKFLSTGLGEMYRDVNRAAYVQALQRYIPELTVDDTLTGPSGVRAQAMTADGSMVDDFVFDGDAGVVHVRNAPSPAATSSLAIGRFIADDADQRFELNRSVTAVS; from the coding sequence ATGACCTACGACATCGCGATCGTCGGCGGAGGCATCGTCGGCCTCGCGACCGGCCGTGAGCTTCTGCAGCGCCACCCCGGTCTCAAACTCCTGATCCGCGAGAAAGACGATATGCTCGCGAAGCAGCAGACCGGGCATAATAGCGGCGTCATCCATTCCGGCATTTACTACAAGCCGGGTTCGCTCAAAGCCAAGCTGTGTGTCGAAGGTCGCAAAGCGCTCTGGGAATATTGCGCCAAGAAAAATATTCCGTATAAGAATGTCGGCAAGCTCATCGTGGCCACCGAAGAGCGCGAGCTGGCAAACCTCGACGACCTCTATCAGCGCGGCATCGCAAACGGCATCGACGGCCTCGAAGTGATCGACGCTGCCGGCATCGCCGAGCGCGAACCACATTGCCGCGGGATCAAAGCGATTTTCTCGCCGGTCACCGGCATCATCGATTACGGCGTGGTCGCGCGTAGTTACGGCGACGACGTGCGTGTGATGGGCGGCACGATCGAAACCGGTTGCGAAGTGACCGGCATCGACCGCGTCGGCGGCAAGTCGATCGTGCGTTCGAATAAGGGCGACATCGAAGCGACGCACGTGATTACGTGCGGGGGTTTACAATCCGATCGGTTGGCGCAGATGACGGGCGGCAAAGCGGATCCGAAGATCGTGCCGTTCCGCGGCGATTATCTCATTCTCAAACCCGAGAAACGGTATCTGGTCAAGAGTAATATTTATCCGGTGCCGGATCCGGCGTTCCCGTTCTTGGGCGTGCACTTTACGCCCCGCATGAACGGCGACGTGTGGCTCGGGCCCAACGCGGTGTTGGCGTTTGCGCGCGAAGGGTATAAGTTTACGACGATCAATCCGCGCGATCTGGTCGAAACGCTCACCTATCCTGGATTTATCAAGCTTGCCGGAAAGTTTCTTTCGACGGGCTTGGGAGAAATGTACCGCGACGTCAATCGCGCCGCCTACGTACAAGCATTGCAGCGCTACATTCCGGAGTTGACGGTCGACGATACGCTGACCGGTCCGTCGGGCGTGCGCGCGCAAGCGATGACCGCCGACGGTTCGATGGTCGACGACTTCGTATTCGACGGCGACGCCGGCGTCGTACACGTGCGCAATGCACCGTCGCCCGCGGCAACATCGTCGCTTGCGATCGGACGATTCATCGCCGACGACGCCGACCAGCGTTTCGAACTCAATCGCTCGGTAACGGCTGTTTCATGA
- a CDS encoding DUF72 domain-containing protein, whose protein sequence is MIYVGTCGFSYRDWIGPFYPDGTKGRDMLALYSRRFAAVEIDSSYYGVPARTTVAGMNAHTPSAFRFSFKLPQTVTHPRDRSQMHDDAALMRDNLAPLVESGKLACVLAQFPHGFKPERETVTYLKRVIGAFEELPVVVEFRNAAWQSSETIELLRAAGAGFSNVDMPKLEGLLTPSSDVTSPVGYVRFHGRNSAQWWRGTNVTRYAYEYTVEELVPWTDRIAEIEAQASDTFVFFNNHAAGRAATNAEAIEMLLDDRYGDAAATVVAHPPPAPPPKAKRQLGLFADLDA, encoded by the coding sequence TTGATCTACGTCGGCACCTGCGGGTTCTCGTACCGGGACTGGATCGGTCCGTTCTATCCGGACGGAACCAAAGGGCGCGACATGCTCGCGTTGTACAGCCGGCGGTTTGCGGCCGTCGAGATCGATTCCAGTTATTACGGCGTTCCGGCGCGGACGACGGTTGCGGGGATGAACGCCCACACCCCGTCTGCGTTTCGTTTTAGTTTCAAGCTGCCGCAAACCGTGACCCATCCGCGCGACCGGTCGCAGATGCACGACGATGCTGCGCTCATGCGCGACAATCTCGCGCCGCTCGTCGAATCCGGAAAGCTGGCCTGCGTTCTGGCACAATTCCCGCATGGATTCAAACCCGAACGCGAGACCGTCACGTATCTTAAACGCGTGATCGGCGCGTTCGAAGAGCTGCCGGTCGTGGTCGAGTTCCGCAATGCGGCGTGGCAATCGTCCGAAACCATCGAACTGTTGCGCGCTGCCGGCGCCGGTTTCTCGAACGTCGATATGCCGAAGCTCGAGGGACTGTTGACGCCCTCGTCCGATGTGACGTCGCCCGTCGGCTACGTTCGCTTTCACGGTCGCAACAGCGCGCAGTGGTGGCGCGGGACCAACGTCACGCGCTATGCCTACGAATACACCGTCGAAGAACTGGTACCGTGGACCGACCGCATCGCTGAGATCGAAGCACAGGCGAGCGACACGTTCGTGTTTTTCAACAACCATGCGGCCGGGCGTGCGGCCACAAATGCCGAAGCCATTGAAATGCTTCTCGACGATCGCTACGGCGACGCGGCCGCGACGGTCGTCGCGCATCCGCCGCCCGCTCCGCCGCCAAAGGCCAAACGGCAGCTCGGTCTGTTCGCAGATCTGGACGCGTGA
- a CDS encoding NTP transferase domain-containing protein, giving the protein MKAVVTTGGRVDAAYAELAGTDIKALAPVRGATMLDRVLDALRDAGVDRIAVIGGPAVRQACADRVERFVDEGVTGIDNVRLALNAWPEDGERLLYATSDMPYVDGDAVSEFVTRVPLGAIAVALSEHDTFVRRFPDGPAFGIKLNGERVVNGGVFVLPAGSAPVLVDYAIKMFEARKAPWKMVGMIRPPALLKFALGRLSVSDIESVARRIVGFPASGVRDCAPELAYDADTAEEYRYACQRA; this is encoded by the coding sequence GTGAAGGCCGTCGTCACCACCGGCGGTCGGGTGGACGCCGCCTACGCGGAGTTAGCGGGAACCGATATCAAAGCGTTGGCGCCGGTGCGCGGCGCGACCATGCTGGATCGCGTTCTCGATGCGTTGCGCGACGCGGGCGTGGACCGCATCGCAGTGATCGGCGGACCTGCGGTGCGTCAAGCGTGTGCGGACCGCGTCGAACGTTTCGTCGATGAAGGCGTTACCGGGATCGACAACGTGCGGCTCGCGTTGAACGCGTGGCCGGAAGATGGAGAACGGCTGCTGTATGCAACCAGCGACATGCCCTACGTCGACGGCGACGCCGTTTCGGAGTTCGTCACGCGCGTTCCGCTTGGAGCCATCGCGGTGGCGTTGAGCGAGCACGACACGTTCGTGCGGCGCTTTCCCGACGGACCGGCTTTCGGTATCAAACTGAACGGCGAACGCGTTGTCAACGGCGGGGTGTTCGTATTGCCGGCCGGCAGCGCGCCGGTTCTCGTGGACTACGCAATTAAAATGTTCGAGGCGCGCAAGGCGCCATGGAAGATGGTCGGCATGATCCGTCCGCCCGCGCTGCTAAAGTTTGCACTCGGGCGTTTAAGCGTGAGCGATATAGAAAGCGTTGCACGGCGCATCGTCGGCTTTCCGGCCAGCGGCGTGCGCGACTGCGCACCGGAACTGGCGTACGACGCGGACACCGCAGAGGAGTATCGCTATGCGTGCCAACGAGCCTAG
- a CDS encoding copper amine oxidase N-terminal domain-containing protein translates to MKRLSTGVFALLIAASCGLNAVASPSQASTGNTGNSVAQDAGTPAANFGTPPSGSVPILYNDHHVYSKPDVLKQGRVLAALVKGGTLLIPLRSMFEQMGATVSYDAGTKTATVSKPGSEVKVTVGKPEVMINGESRPLDVPPIIYQGNVLVPVRVISEGMGAYVQWVPDQHVVVVRYLPATPPPAPPSAPPPPPPPTPTPAPVQTPYHDLFVAGDYIISPKVYNEFSPGNTGTSSYAVRGAFEFSALNIPWMVEGSFEQYGYPHNCGSNSSVAAVPSQECFVTGIGGGYSTYVPAFTARDTDVDARLAIRVLNPRVYIGVGYLWRSTNYGYPNMNGVGFGIEKLPDLNQALSFFGSFWYYPSISGNYSNVIIPSTQLSYNMYKYQVGLDYVIGKSPIFIDLGWMGNDLTGRNNAPSSITDNGPFAGLGIKF, encoded by the coding sequence GTGAAACGACTGAGCACCGGAGTCTTCGCGTTGCTGATAGCAGCATCGTGTGGTCTCAACGCGGTGGCCTCCCCGTCCCAAGCGTCGACTGGAAACACTGGCAACAGCGTCGCTCAAGACGCGGGAACGCCCGCCGCGAACTTCGGAACTCCGCCGTCAGGTTCAGTTCCGATTCTCTATAACGATCATCACGTCTATTCGAAGCCTGACGTTCTCAAGCAGGGTCGCGTTCTCGCGGCGCTGGTAAAGGGCGGCACGCTTTTGATCCCGTTACGCTCGATGTTCGAGCAAATGGGTGCCACGGTGTCGTACGACGCCGGAACCAAGACGGCGACCGTTTCGAAACCCGGCTCCGAAGTCAAAGTGACCGTCGGTAAGCCGGAAGTCATGATCAACGGCGAATCGCGTCCCCTGGACGTCCCGCCGATCATCTATCAAGGCAACGTTCTCGTGCCCGTCCGCGTAATTTCGGAAGGCATGGGAGCCTACGTGCAATGGGTCCCGGATCAACACGTCGTCGTCGTCCGGTATTTGCCGGCCACGCCGCCGCCTGCTCCGCCCAGCGCACCGCCGCCCCCGCCGCCGCCCACGCCGACCCCGGCACCGGTGCAGACGCCCTACCACGACTTGTTTGTCGCGGGCGACTACATCATCTCGCCGAAGGTCTACAACGAGTTCAGCCCGGGCAACACCGGAACGAGCTCGTACGCGGTCCGCGGCGCGTTCGAGTTCAGCGCGCTGAACATTCCCTGGATGGTCGAAGGCTCGTTCGAGCAGTACGGTTATCCGCATAACTGCGGATCGAACAGCTCGGTCGCCGCCGTCCCCAGCCAGGAATGCTTCGTCACCGGCATCGGTGGCGGATACAGCACGTACGTCCCCGCCTTCACGGCTCGCGATACCGACGTTGATGCCCGTTTGGCCATCCGCGTTCTCAATCCGCGCGTCTACATTGGCGTGGGCTACCTGTGGCGTTCCACCAACTACGGTTACCCGAACATGAACGGTGTGGGCTTCGGCATCGAAAAGCTGCCGGACCTCAACCAGGCTCTGTCGTTCTTCGGCAGCTTCTGGTACTACCCGAGCATCTCGGGCAACTACTCGAACGTGATCATCCCCTCGACCCAGTTGTCGTACAACATGTACAAATACCAGGTCGGCCTAGACTATGTGATTGGGAAGAGCCCGATCTTCATCGATCTCGGTTGGATGGGTAACGACTTGACGGGCCGCAACAACGCCCCGTCCAGTATCACGGACAACGGTCCCTTCGCCGGTCTGGGCATCAAGTTCTAG
- the rpsM gene encoding 30S ribosomal protein S13: MARIAGIDLPREKRIEIALTYIYGIGPTTSKRLLDRSGIDPNIRVKNLSEDDEKRLRDAIDGLQLRVEGDLRREVQGNIKRLMDIGCYRGTRHRRGLPVRGQRTKTNARTRKGPKRTVAGKKKVATKK, encoded by the coding sequence ATGGCTCGTATTGCAGGCATCGATCTGCCGCGCGAAAAGCGCATCGAAATCGCGTTGACCTACATCTACGGCATCGGACCGACGACGTCGAAGCGTTTGCTCGACCGCTCCGGCATCGATCCGAACATTCGGGTCAAGAACTTGAGCGAGGACGATGAAAAACGCCTGCGCGATGCGATCGACGGGCTGCAATTGCGCGTCGAGGGCGACCTTCGCCGCGAAGTGCAAGGCAACATCAAGCGTCTGATGGACATCGGCTGCTATCGCGGCACGCGGCATCGCCGCGGACTGCCGGTTCGCGGCCAGCGTACCAAGACCAATGCGCGTACGCGCAAGGGTCCCAAACGCACCGTCGCCGGCAAGAAGAAGGTCGCGACCAAGAAGTAG
- a CDS encoding MFS transporter, giving the protein MRANEPSAPRLGLLWFGMQAVWGALLGISLQSRSLELATSQPLLAYGRLATVGAVVAAIVQIVVGPWSDARRRHGSRRIEFYVGGAVVGAIALAAFYGASNFAALTIAYVCVQAALNVAIGPYQAIIPDAMPRARFGVASSWMAALQSAGNAVGAVCAAYISDARVLSGVLIAMLLGSDAVTSAHVRGLALPPPLPQERLKITRAFGNLFISRALIYVGFYTLLGYLLFYVVGTLHMPAVHARQFTGVLILSFTAIGTAGAALAARPSDRADKRLVATIGGVVVMAALIVFALIPNPFVAIAATLLAGLGWGVFLVADWAIACRILPPGALATTMGLWNLAIILPQIVAPALTTAVLARWGGGDQALGPRLAFILAAGETSLGIAWLWRLSRSAVGE; this is encoded by the coding sequence ATGCGTGCCAACGAGCCTAGCGCACCGCGTCTCGGACTGCTGTGGTTCGGCATGCAGGCGGTGTGGGGGGCGCTGCTCGGGATTTCGCTGCAGTCACGGAGCCTCGAACTGGCTACCTCGCAGCCCCTGCTTGCCTACGGGCGGTTGGCGACGGTCGGCGCGGTGGTCGCGGCAATCGTGCAGATCGTCGTCGGCCCGTGGTCCGACGCACGCCGTCGACACGGCAGCCGTCGCATCGAGTTTTACGTTGGCGGCGCAGTCGTTGGAGCGATCGCGCTTGCCGCGTTTTATGGTGCTTCGAACTTCGCGGCGCTCACGATCGCGTACGTCTGCGTGCAGGCCGCGCTGAACGTTGCGATCGGTCCGTATCAAGCGATCATTCCCGATGCGATGCCGCGCGCTCGCTTCGGCGTCGCGTCGTCGTGGATGGCGGCGTTACAGAGTGCCGGCAACGCGGTTGGCGCGGTGTGTGCGGCGTACATCTCCGATGCGAGGGTGCTGTCGGGCGTGTTGATCGCGATGCTGTTAGGATCCGACGCCGTCACCAGCGCGCACGTTCGCGGGCTCGCGCTGCCGCCGCCGCTGCCACAAGAACGGCTTAAAATTACTCGCGCGTTCGGCAACTTGTTTATTTCGCGCGCATTGATTTACGTCGGGTTCTATACGCTGCTAGGTTATTTGTTATTCTACGTGGTGGGAACGTTGCATATGCCGGCCGTGCATGCGCGCCAGTTTACCGGCGTTCTCATTCTTTCGTTCACGGCGATCGGAACGGCCGGCGCCGCACTTGCCGCGCGTCCCAGCGACCGGGCCGACAAACGACTCGTCGCGACCATCGGCGGGGTCGTCGTGATGGCGGCGCTCATCGTCTTCGCCCTGATCCCCAATCCGTTCGTCGCCATCGCCGCCACCTTGCTGGCGGGCCTCGGCTGGGGCGTGTTTCTCGTCGCCGACTGGGCCATCGCCTGCCGAATTCTGCCCCCGGGAGCGCTCGCTACCACTATGGGGCTGTGGAACCTAGCCATTATTTTGCCGCAAATCGTCGCCCCGGCGCTCACAACGGCCGTTCTAGCCCGGTGGGGCGGAGGGGACCAAGCGCTTGGCCCCCGCTTGGCCTTCATATTAGCCGCAGGTGAAACTTCGCTTGGAATTGCGTGGCTATGGCGTTTATCTCGTAGCGCCGTTGGGGAATAA
- the rpsD gene encoding 30S ribosomal protein S4: MSRYTGPVCRLCRRETAASRTGEKIKLFLKGDRCLSKKCAVERRGTAPGQKTTGNKSRNKTSEYGRQLREKQKMRRYYGVHETQFERYFREAARVPGQTGRSFLSLLERRLDNVVYRLNLAGSRAQARQLVTHRHFRVNGRIVNIPSFIVKPGDVITIGERSVKSPVFASNLEVAAGRRPPEWLDWNDPDKAGKIVQLPSREQIDTPVDEQLIVEYYSR, encoded by the coding sequence ATGTCGCGTTATACCGGCCCAGTTTGTCGTTTGTGCCGCCGCGAAACAGCTGCGAGCCGTACGGGCGAAAAGATCAAACTTTTTCTCAAAGGCGATCGCTGTCTCTCCAAAAAGTGCGCCGTTGAGCGCCGCGGAACCGCGCCCGGTCAGAAGACCACGGGAAACAAGTCCCGCAATAAAACGTCCGAATACGGACGGCAATTGCGCGAGAAGCAGAAGATGCGTCGCTACTACGGCGTGCACGAGACGCAGTTCGAACGGTATTTTCGCGAGGCCGCGCGCGTTCCGGGTCAGACCGGCCGCTCGTTCCTGTCGCTGCTGGAACGCCGTCTCGATAACGTCGTGTATCGTTTGAACTTGGCCGGTAGCCGCGCGCAAGCGCGCCAACTGGTTACCCATCGCCACTTCCGCGTGAACGGCCGGATCGTCAACATTCCGTCGTTCATCGTCAAGCCCGGCGATGTCATCACGATCGGCGAGCGCAGCGTGAAGTCGCCCGTGTTCGCTTCGAATCTCGAAGTCGCGGCCGGCCGCCGCCCGCCCGAATGGCTGGATTGGAACGATCCGGATAAAGCCGGCAAAATTGTCCAACTACCGTCGCGCGAGCAAATCGACACGCCGGTCGACGAACAACTCATCGTCGAGTACTACTCGCGATAA
- a CDS encoding DNA-directed RNA polymerase subunit alpha, with protein sequence MTMLETPAGATIEVRERRENYAKFIIEPLERGFGITLGNVLRRILLSSIPGAAVTYMKIDGVLHEFSTIPGMVEDTIALMLNLKGLPVRLNTDEPKVLSLNASGAREVTAADITADADVEVLDPKYHLATLSAKDARLSMEIGVEMGRGYVMADRQRNIEHMIGLIPLDSIFSPIRKVNFSVDDTRVGQSVDFDRLTIEIETNGSISPDDALAKASQIMQDQLDLFSSFTHRSEPLPETPPNEWDVPVETLNLSVRSFNCLKRAGISKVSELLDLTEDEIMKMRNFGKKSLDEIKDVLAERGLSLRQS encoded by the coding sequence ATGACTATGTTGGAAACGCCCGCGGGCGCGACCATCGAAGTGCGCGAGCGTCGTGAAAACTACGCAAAGTTTATCATCGAGCCGCTCGAACGCGGCTTCGGTATCACGCTCGGCAACGTGCTGCGCCGCATTCTGCTCAGCTCGATTCCCGGCGCCGCCGTTACGTACATGAAGATCGACGGCGTGCTGCACGAGTTCTCGACGATTCCCGGGATGGTCGAAGATACGATCGCCTTGATGCTCAACCTCAAGGGCTTGCCGGTGCGTTTGAACACCGACGAACCCAAGGTGCTGAGCCTGAACGCGAGCGGGGCGCGCGAAGTCACCGCGGCCGACATCACGGCCGATGCCGACGTCGAAGTGCTCGACCCGAAATATCATTTGGCTACGCTGTCCGCTAAGGACGCGCGTCTGTCGATGGAAATCGGCGTCGAGATGGGACGCGGCTACGTTATGGCCGACCGTCAGCGCAACATCGAGCACATGATCGGATTGATTCCGCTCGACTCGATTTTCTCGCCGATTCGCAAGGTGAACTTTTCGGTCGACGACACGCGCGTCGGTCAGAGCGTCGATTTCGACCGCTTGACGATCGAAATCGAAACCAACGGTTCGATCTCGCCCGACGATGCATTAGCCAAAGCCTCGCAGATCATGCAAGATCAGCTCGACCTGTTCTCGAGCTTCACGCACCGCTCGGAGCCGCTCCCCGAAACGCCGCCCAACGAATGGGACGTTCCGGTCGAAACGCTCAACCTGTCGGTTCGTTCGTTCAACTGTCTCAAGCGCGCGGGTATCTCGAAGGTGTCCGAGCTGCTGGATCTCACCGAAGACGAGATCATGAAGATGCGCAACTTCGGCAAGAAGTCGCTCGATGAAATTAAGGACGTACTCGCAGAGAGGGGATTATCGCTGCGCCAGTCGTAG
- the rplQ gene encoding 50S ribosomal protein L17: MPHQIAYKRLSRTDGHRKALLRNLATSFFKHEKMETTSTKAKEISPVIERLITAAMAGDLAARRNVAEFITEPAVVKKLVEQIAPALKGRTGGYTRITKTRVRHGDAAELSLIELVK; encoded by the coding sequence ATGCCGCACCAGATCGCCTATAAGCGTCTCTCCCGCACCGACGGCCACCGCAAGGCGCTGCTGCGCAATCTCGCGACGTCGTTCTTCAAGCACGAGAAGATGGAAACGACCTCCACTAAGGCTAAGGAGATCAGCCCCGTCATCGAGCGTTTGATCACCGCAGCGATGGCCGGCGATCTGGCCGCACGCCGCAACGTCGCCGAGTTCATTACCGAACCGGCGGTCGTCAAGAAACTCGTCGAACAAATCGCGCCGGCCCTCAAAGGCCGCACCGGCGGATACACGCGCATCACCAAGACGCGCGTTCGTCACGGCGACGCCGCCGAGTTGTCGCTCATCGAACTGGTGAAATAA